From a region of the Solanum stenotomum isolate F172 chromosome 2, ASM1918654v1, whole genome shotgun sequence genome:
- the LOC125855079 gene encoding inactive leucine-rich repeat receptor-like serine/threonine-protein kinase At1g60630, with protein MLNHSTMEMSISMEIKNPVLFLRYCSSHKFLFFIFSIFSIVFPLVRSDDAEALLALKSTIDPSNFLDWKKGTDFCQWQGVKECMKGRVTKLVVENLNLSGLLDQNALNQLDQLRVLSFKENSISGQIPNLAGLSNLKSLFLNNNNFSGEFPATITLLHRIKVVVLAGNKLSGDIPPALTNLSRLYVLYLEDNHFTGEIPPLNQLSLRFFNVSNNQLSGEIPNTPALSRFNESSFAGNVKLCGVQLHNNCPSTSPSYPIIPENVSHHKKSKKVIIIIVPVVAGILILCVLMVIFIACVRKRRRKTQDGKSKGVEAGGGGGGGGEEEGTSRSGNGSGGGGGGRDGNNGGKEGAFSWDQGSGGLGTLVFCGPGDQQMNYTLEDLLKASAETLGRGIIGSTYKAVMESGYIVTVKRLRDSRFPRLEEFRRHVEIIGRLRHPNLVPLRAYFQAKEERLLVYDYFPNGSLFSLVHGTRANSGSKPLHWTSCLKIAEDVATGLLHIHQNPGLTHGNLKSSNVLLGADFESCLTDYGLMPFRNLDSPEESGASSLFYRAPECRDIRRPLTHQADVYSFGVLLLELLTGKTPFQDLVQEHGSDIPRWVKSVREEETESGDEPVSSNEASEEKLGALLNVAMACVSLVPENRPTMKDVLKMIRDARAEAQGSSNSSDHSPGRWSDTVQSLPRDEHLSI; from the exons ATGCTCAATCATTCAACAATGGAAATGTCAATTTCAATGGAAATCAAGAACCCAGTTTTGTTCTTAAGGTACTGTTCTAGTCACAAAttcttgtttttcattttctcaatattttccATAGTTTTTCCACTTGTAAGATCAGATGATGCTGAAGCACTTTTAGCATTGAAATCCACAATAGACCCCTCAAATTTTCTTGATTGGAAAAAAGGAACTGATTTTTGCCAATGGCAAGGTGTTAAAGAATGCATGAAAGGTAGAGTTACTAAGCTTGTTGTTGAAAATCTCAATTTGAGTGGTTTATTGGACCAAAATGCTCTCAATCAACTAGATCAATTACGAGTTTTAAGCTTCAAAGAAAACTCCATTTCCGGCCAAATCCCAAACCTTGCCGGACTTTCCAATCTGAAATCCCTtttcctcaacaacaacaacttttCCGGTGAGTTTCCGGCTACCATTACCCTCCTCCACCGTATCAAAGTTGTGGTTCTCGCTGGAAACAAACTCTCCGGTGACATTCCTCCGGCGTTAACAAATTTATCCCGGTTGTATGTTCTTTATCTAGAAGACAATCACTTCACCGGAGAAATCCCACCGTTGAATCAGCTCAGTTTAAGGTTCTTTAATGTGTCAAACAATCAACTTTCTGGTGAAATCCCGAATACTCCGGCGTTATCTCGGTTCAATGAATCATCTTTCGCCGGAAATGTCAAATTGTGCGGAGTACAACTGCATAATAACTGTCCTTCAACTAGTCCATCGTATCCCATCATTCCAGAAAATGTATCTCATCATAAAAAAAGCAAAAAGGTTATCATCATCATTGTCCCAGTGGTCGCTGGAATCTTGATCCTCTGTGTTTTGATGGTGATTTTTATAGCATGTGTtcgaaaacgaagaagaaaaactCAAGATGGAAAGAGTAAAGGAGTTGAAGCCGGTGGAGgcgggggagggggaggggaaGAAGAGGGGACTAGTCGCAGTGGCAATGGcagtggtggtggtggtggtggcaGGGATGGTAATAATGGTGGAAAAGAAGGGGCATTTTCATGGGATCAAGGAAGTGGAGGACTAGGGACATTGGTGTTTTGTGGACCAGGTGATCAACAAATGAATTACACCTTAGAGGATTTGTTGAAAGCATCAGCCGAGACATTAGGGAGGGGTATAATAGGAAGTACATATAAAGCCGTGATGGAATCCGGCTACATTGTGACAGTGAAGCGGTTGAGGGATTCGAGGTTTCCGAGGTTAGAGGAATTCCGGAGGCATGTGGAGATTATTGGTAGGCTAAGACATCCTAACTTGGTCCCACTCCGAGCATATTTTCAAGCTAAGGAAGAACGTTTGCTTGTTTATGATTATTTCCCTAATGGCAGCCTCTTCTCCCTCGTTCATG GGACAAGAGCTAATAGTGGTTCAAAGCCTCTTCACTGGACTTCCTGTCTCAAAATTGCCGAGGATGTGGCTACTGGATTGCTTCATATCCATCAGAACCCTGGTCTAACTCAtggaaacttgaaatcatcAAATGTACTCTTGGGGGCCGACTTTGAGTCGTGTCTTACAGATTATGGCCTCATGCCATTTAGGAATCTAGATTCTCCTGAGGAATCAGGTGCTTCTTCCCTCTTCTATAGAGCTCCTGAGTGTCGTGACATTCGAAGGCCACTTACCCATCAGGCCGATGTCTATAGCTTTGGTGTCCTCCTATTGGAGCTTCTCACGGGAAAAACTCCATTTCAAGATCTTGTTCAAGAACACGGATCAGACATACCGAGGTGGGTGAAATCTGTTCGAGAAGAAGAAACTGAATCAGGTGATGAACCTGTTTCTAGTAATGAAGCCTCGGAAGAGAAACTCGGTGCTCTCTTAAACGTAGCTATGGCTTGTGTTTCACTTGTACCCGAGAATCGACCCACAATGAAGGATGTTTTGAAGATGATCCGGGATGCTAGAGCAGAAGCTCAAGGGTCCTCCAATAGCAGTGACCATTCACCAGGAAGATGGTCAGATACTGTCCAAAGCTTGCCAAGAGATGAACATTTGAGCATATGA